Proteins encoded within one genomic window of Naumovozyma dairenensis CBS 421 chromosome 6, complete genome:
- the PSD1 gene encoding phosphatidylserine decarboxylase 1 (similar to Saccharomyces cerevisiae PSD1 (YNL169C); ancestral locus Anc_2.83) — MIPMKSALAQGKSILSNGSPLLKVSSSSRFQLRDRTAILWNRKLSNKFSNKFFLTSKDSSERSNEFVVKHANKAAATVSDHQKHVSPLTMKWAVLTGVTIVIGTILLVSRNELDEPDREQKQNQENNNNNKKRYKRIKIFNNNWLFFCYSTLPLNAISRLWGKVNSLTLPLWLRPIGYRFYSYLFDVNLDEMIDPDFTHYANLSEFFYRNIKPEVRPIETGGNVIVCPSDGRVLQIGIIDSDTGEIEQVKGLTYSIREFLGTHSNPLMSKSESTLDLTAEETKHKEFAKINDFKLAQGKYEDGCEYINIENEGDKSVKEFNSGPSKTVKLLSELSLTYPSYRFNSLTKSSSSLSASSTITDPVDTELYFAVIYLAPGDYHHFHSPIDWVCKIRRHFPGDLFSVAPYFQRNFPNLFVLNERVSLLGYWKYGFFSMTPVGATNVGSIKLNFDKELITNVKRNKLKDPHICYEAIYENASKVLGGMPLIKGEEMGGFELGSTVVLCFEAPKTFKFNMKVGEKVKMGQKLGTIE, encoded by the coding sequence ATGATACCAATGAAAAGCGCACTTGCACAGGGCAAATCTATCCTTTCAAATGGATCTCCGCTTTTAAaagtatcatcatcatcacgCTTCCAATTACGTGATAGAACAGCCATCCTATGGAACCGGAAACTCTCAAATAAATTctcaaataaattctttctAACTTCTAAAGATTCCTCGGAAAGATCAAACGAATTCGTAGTGAAACATGCAAATAAAGCCGCTGCCACCGTATCAGATCATCAAAAACATGTCAGTCCATTGACCATGAAATGGGCTGTCTTAACCGGTGTCACCATAGTAATCGGTACCATCCTCTTAGTGTCGAGAAATGAACTGGATGAACCAGATCGAGAGCAAAAGCAGAACCAGgaaaataacaacaataataagaaaagatataagagaattaaaatattcaataataactGGTTATTCTTTTGTTATTCTACATTACCATTGAACGCAATCTCAAGACTTTGGGGGAAAGTAAATTCATTAACCTTACCCCTATGGTTACGTCCTATTGGTTATAGATTTTATTCATACCTTTTCGACGTTAATTTGGATGAAATGATAGATCCAGATTTCACTCATTATGCTAATCTTTCAGAATTCTTTTATAGGAATATTAAACCTGAAGTGAGACCAATTGAAACCGGTGGGAACGTCATTGTGTGTCCAAGTGATGGTCGTGTCTTGCAAATCGGGATAATAGATTCAGATACAGGTGAAATTGAACAAGTGAAAGGTTTAACGTATTCTATAAGAGAATTCTTAGGGACTCATTCAAATCCATTAATGTCTAAGAGTGAATCTACTTTAGATTTAACCGCAGAGGAAACAAAACATAAAGAATTCGCTAAAATTAATGACTTTAAACTGGCACAGGGAAAATATGAAGATGGTTgtgaatatataaatattgaaaatgaaggtGATAAATCTGTCAAGGAATTTAATTCAGGTCCATCAAAGACTGTTAAACTTTTAAGTGAATTATCCTTAACTTACCCATCATATAGATTTAACTCTTTaacaaaatcatcatcatctctATCAGCCTCATCTACAATAACGGATCCCGTAGATActgaattatattttgcAGTTATATATTTGGCTCCAGGTgattatcatcatttccATTCACCAATAGATTGGGTTTGTAAAATTCGTCGTCATTTCCCAGGTGATTTATTCTCAGTTGCTCCATATTTCCAAAGAAATTTCCCCAATTTATTCGTATTAAATGAACGTGTCTCACTCTTAGGATATTGGAAATATGGGTTTTTTAGTATGACACCAGTAGGAGCCACAAATGTCGGTTCcattaaattaaattttgataagGAACTAATTACAAACGTAAagagaaataaattaaaagatcCTCATATTTGTTACGAGGCAATCTATGAAAATGCAAGCAAAGTATTAGGTGGAATGCCATTAATTAAAGGTGAAGAAATGGGTGGATTCGAATTGGGTAGTACTGTGGTATTATGTTTTGAAGCCCCAAAgacttttaaatttaatatgaAAGTGGGGGAAAAAGTCAAGATGGGTCAAAAATTAGGTAccattgaatga
- the NOP13 gene encoding Nop13p (similar to Saccharomyces cerevisiae NOP13 (YNL175C); ancestral locus Anc_2.80), producing MTDKIEVQTPVTKEAKTEDGKNEEIEKALVDPTKKRKAEDEIEIDLSSSIPLSKKQKRLLRRGKITLEELNAKYNIDPSSIEEYKNESESKKNVNNVGDQAKNDNGDDEEEDKPKTKKSEKERKFSVWIGNLSFDTTKEEIIKFFVAKTKSEDNEASQVTENDIIRVNMPLAKNDGKKIKNKGFCYMDFKTKEQLDSIVKLSENQLNGRNLLIKNSKDYDGRPDKNDLVSMSKNPPSRILFVGNLSFDTTDELLRKHFQHCGEIIKIRMATFEDSGKCKGFAFVDFKNEEGATNALKDKTCRKIAGRPLRMEFGEDRSKRQVRRKPDQEQKRTIDIPNKDPQLQQRENNPAKFRTRKTPAPHRNTVDSNNRIKSSIALRSAQRASAAIVPSQGKKMKFD from the coding sequence ATGACCGATAAAATTGAGGTTCAAACTCCTGTCACTAAGGAAGCGAAAACAGAAGACGGTAAAAacgaagaaattgaaaaagctTTAGTTGACCcaacaaagaaaagaaaagctgaagatgaaattgaaatcgATTTGTCCAGTTCGATCCCTTTATctaagaaacaaaaacgTTTGTTGAGAAGAGGTAAAATTACATTGGAAGAATTAAATGccaaatataatattgatcCTTCCtctattgaagaatataagaATGAATCtgaatcaaagaaaaatgttaaCAACGTGGGTGACCAAGCTAAGAATGAcaatggtgatgatgaggaagaGGACAAACCAAAGACTAAGAAAAGtgaaaaggaaaggaaGTTCAGCGTATGGATtggtaatttatcattCGATACtactaaagaagaaatcataAAATTTTTTGTAGCTAAGACAAAATCTGAAGATAATGAGGCTTCCCAGGTCactgaaaatgatattattagagTTAATATGCCACTAGCTAAGAATGATGGtaagaaaatcaagaacaaaGGGTTTTGTTACATGGACTTTaaaacaaaagaacaatTGGATTCGATCGTAAAATTAAGtgaaaatcaattgaatggTAGAAACCTGTTGATTAAGAACTCAAAGGATTATGATGGTAGACCGGACAAGAATGACTTGGTTTCAATGTCGAAGAATCCTCCATCAAGAATTTTGTTCGTGGGGAATCTATCATTCGATACCACAGACGAACTATTAAGGAAGCATTTTCAACATTGTGGtgaaataattaaaatacGTATGGCTACTTTCGAAGATAGTGGTAAATGTAAAGGTTTCGCCTTTGTTGATTTCAAGAATGAAGAGGGCGCAACTAATGCCTTAAAGGATAAAACTTGTAGAAAGATCGCAGGTAGACCACTTAGAATGGAATTTGGTGAAGATAGAAGTAAAAGACAAGTTAGAAGAAAACCAGACCAAGAGCAAAAACGTACTATCGATATTCCAAATAAAGATCCTCAGCTTCAACAACGAGAAAATAATCCAGCAAAATTTAGGACAAGAAAAACTCCAGCTCCACATCGTAACACAGTTGATTCTAATAACAGAATTAAAAGTAGTATTGCTTTAAGGTCGGCACAAAGAGCGTCTGCTGCAATTGTCCCATCTCAAGGTAAGAAAATGAAGTTCGATTAG
- the APC1 gene encoding anaphase promoting complex subunit 1 (similar to Saccharomyces cerevisiae APC1 (YNL172W); ancestral locus Anc_2.82), whose protein sequence is MDFNNCLRADPLRRGDLWIDENKRTVHLFIGGVCVKKFRFQEKIINCGIVDFERASDCLVIVLSDVAHVYYLSTGGSTSVSFPYTISNAFFYPYGIVLERNDTKDDAGPFNTTDVQFKFITLTDPMAPFGTLSFATKQSMDGIYNMTMVVFPREANDKITAFYDQRENSVHFYYTRILNTNSSAGQTHSKKDTIHSSAYSNMGCNNLNLDENNRNLRKVSILNRRTASINSNYDINNNNSSRNSSSTLRSTNVITKNSDLDSFLKIENNDVSQSVPTRSVSATLDRMSNTSTNSPVIDSTYQTPQEYINQKALSKDIILTKISSLNLPSTLHSNSHSPEFIPVRYESKEAIIILDATSHFSKVWSINLLPSVVNSVPFKMYGDSPQDLIQLSSINTNVDFHIETIHSHPFLFPPGTVLISYEVNTLGSLYNPFIPLNSEIITLYDEDQILERRERRSESPDDIEIDEYIHFHIDCLNQIQDVFCFPTQSSVIQCLEALELICPNNIFTGFLFLWQYIYYLMKSEQLKQNEDTLNSTVGEEFESFLMALLCLLGDATNKDIGSKVINCAANQYLHSLDLVHYVPQIVLGLHLLREEFLLNTLRKNEAIKLKDFLVTAVYFMNWPLSWKNYYPTDSRTRMKYQQQLPSKIQYNQPNDEPPSIMKSLYSITENSQIPLTPYISFSRLIEKASDIDLLITPRCIRLLKLYELTHIPGRPNFFTLGFLTSLGISNSELNTYPIGIITPLRTILKSIERHISFADKELDLSTIARSDLERHIALIKQIEFDQKSEEELSSPSSFSNLTSFKVRNSTIHTNSRRMPRNIYTVISEVVKDSAFVSSEDNALLSSDKEYLLKQNEDQNNLVSKENTELIFSHDRRFDEALSLVNYFDIHKVHFIPTETKYKSILEEKKAVVALTALRTSTAGIGYSAILYGCEQPLSTQKWTPKPVNLECLFPDGTNISKSMNLSKNVTALADFHAGVSSGLIISRHATGITGSWIVFNKPSELNAHHGGFLFGLGLNGHLKNLEEWHVYNYLSPKVTKISIGLLLGMCASMKSTMDLKLTKVLSVHVVALLPQGSNDLNIAIEVQTVALVGIGLLYQQSNHRRMSSLLLSQLTSLVQIHEEMVVHESYRVGAGIALGLINLGSGKNFSSSEENGGHKSEDDGLFQDDLNLDGEAEELYPSLINDLLSIITETHEVEPNWVPEDSHSGALLALTFIFLRTRDKHIADLIKPNLKKNAVINHRSHLFLLKELSYHMILWDTIEDSLEFVLGGMDIALSDQLSAKDLPIYLVMAGRVLAMGIKFASTSNIKVRDILLSLLDRFVPFYQYFGKRNVDEVLIISGITTLVNSLMISASMIMCATGDLEVFRRVRFVHETIFGLHSYLFKRAKKKTRINPIVREFAAEHGDEHDFVMFDSEFSPGANENGSAEEDDAEEEQEEEEDEIGDETDTRESLENIIGIRKDVDFEAHYSKYMSTNLSLGFLFLGSGQYALMTSTSENIAYLILSILPDLDSQLEECLKYFWSMTIEPRCLVIKDSVTEEVINNVPIKIYLRSEHLSGDLVAKNLESPCLLPDFKHIDKIVIDSPDYHPLEIEFNETITAMRYFANGTVIYVKPKDRHNSYDEEKQKFPNVENIHMALQQKIKAIDGKVSLNNKKNITMVNFASNLINRLNMMNPTMLELERELQEKNESIDSAEDFNLDMIYSDCSNNDNITTDYQLEIWKKQALSLGQR, encoded by the coding sequence ATggatttcaataattgtCTAAGAGCAGATCCTTTACGCAGAGGAGATTTATGGATAGACGAGAATAAGAGAACAGTGCATCTATTCATTGGCGGTGTATGTGTTAAAAAATTCCGATTTCAggaaaagataataaattgtGGGATTGTGGACTTCGAAAGAGCATCCGATTGTCTCGTCATTGTATTATCTGATGTGGCACATGTGTATTATTTATCCACTGGTGGATCAACTAGTGTATCTTTTCCTTATACTATATCAAATGCCTTTTTTTATCCATATGGTATAGTTTTGGAAAGAAATGACACAAAGGATGATGCCGGTCCATTCAATACGACAGACGTACagtttaaattcattacaCTCACAGACCCGATGGCACCGTTTGGTACACTTTCATTTGCAACCAAACAAAGTATGGATGGTATATACAATATGACTATGGTTGTGTTCCCCAGGGAGGCAAATGACAAGATTACTGCATTTTATGATCAGAGAGAAAATTCTGtccatttttattatacaAGAATTTTAAATACCAACTCCTCAGCTGGCCAAACCCATTCCAAAAAGGACACCATCCATTCAAGTGCATATTCAAATATGGGTTGCAATAACTTAAACTTGGATGAGAACAACAGAAATCTGAgaaaagtttcaattttaaataGAAGAACTgcttcaataaattcaaattatgatatcaataataataatagtagtagGAACAGCAGTTCAACCTTACGTAGTACCAACGTTATAACGAAAAATAGCGATTTAGActcttttttgaaaattgagAATAATGACGTTTCTCAATCGGTACCTACAAGAAGTGTTTCGGCCACATTAGACCGCATGAGCAATACTTCAACAAATTCTCCTGTCATAGATTCTACTTATCAAACCCcacaagaatatataaatcaaAAGGCGCTTTCGAAAGATATAATTTTGACAAAGATctcttctttgaatttacCATCTACGCTGCATTCAAATTCACATTCACCAGAATTTATCCCTGTTAGATACGAAAGTAAAGAAGCAATTATAATATTGGATGCAACCTCGCATTTTTCTAAAGTTTGGTCAATCAATCTTTTACCAAGCGTTGTAAACTCGGTTCCTTTCAAGATGTATGGCGACTCACCGCAGGACCTCATTCAACTATCTAGTATCAATACCAACGTTGATTTCCACATAGAAACTATACATAGTCATCCATTCTTATTTCCACCCGGAACTGTTCTCATTTCATATGAAGTGAATACATTAGGTTCTTTATATAATCCTTTTATTCCCCTTAACTCTGAAATCATAACTCTCTATGACGAAGACCAAATTTTAGAGCGTAGAGAACGTAGAAGTGAGTCACCCGACGACATTGAAATAGATGAGTATATTCATTTCCATATTGATTGCTTAAATCAAATCCAAGACGTTTTTTGTTTCCCAACTCAAAGCTCTGTGATTCAATGTTTAGAAGCACTAGAATTGATCTGtccaaataatattttcacaggatttttatttctttggCAATATATCTActatttaatgaaatctGAACAGCTTAAACAGAATGAAGATACTTTAAATTCAACTGTCGgtgaagaatttgaatcattCCTGATGGCCTTACTTTGCTTGTTGGGGGACGCTACAAATAAGGATATTGGCTCAAAGGTTATAAATTGTGCGGCAAATCAGTATCTACACTCTTTAGATCTCGTACATTATGTTCCTCAAATTGTATTAGGACTACATCTTCTACGAGAggaatttcttttaaacACTTTACGGAAAAATGAAGCAATTAAGCTAAAAGATTTTCTCGTCACTGCAGTCTATTTTATGAATTGGCCGTTATCATGGAAAAATTACTACCCTACGGATTCAAGAACTAGGATGAAATATCAGCAACAACTACCTTCTAAAATTCAATACAATCAGCCAAATGATGAGCCTCCATCGATAATGAAATCCCTGTATAGTATTACAGAAAATAGTCAGATACCGTTAACGCCatatatttccttttcaagGCTTATAGAGAAGGCATCAGATATTGATCTATTAATAACTCCAAGGTGTATCAGGCTTTTAAAGCTTTATGAATTAACACATATTCCTGGTCGCCCAAATTTTTTTACGTTAGGTTTCCTAACGAGTTTGGGAATTAGTAACTCAGAATTAAATACTTATCCAATAGGTATAATTACTCCATTGAGAACAATCTTAAAATCAATCGAAAGACACATTTCTTTTGCTGATAAGGAATTAGACTTATCGACTATCGCAAGATCGGATCTCGAGCGACATATCGCACTTATCAAACAAATCGAGTTTGATCAGAAAAGTGAGGAAGAACTCTCATCCCCGTCATCGTTCTCAAATTTAACAAGCTTTAAAGTAAGAAACTCAACTATCCATACAAATTCAAGACGGATGCccagaaatatatatactgtTATATCAGAAGTTGTTAAGGATTCAGCCTTCGTATCAAGTGAAGATAATGCTCTATTATCGAGTGATAAAGAATACcttttgaaacaaaatgaagatCAAAATAATCTTGTATCCAAGGAAAACACAGAATTAATCTTCTCACATGATCGAAGGTTTGATGAAGCGTTATCGCTAGTGAACTATTTCGATATTCATAAAGTCCACTTCATCCCGACAGAGACAAAATACAAAAGCATTctagaagaaaaaaaagcaGTTGTAGCACTTACTGCTTTGCGGACAAGTACGGCAGGAATCGGATATAGCGCAATATTATATGGTTGTGAACAACCGTTGTCTACACAAAAATGGACGCCCAAACCGGTGAATTTGGAATGCTTATTCCCTGATGGAACGAACATTTCAAAAAGCATGAACTTGTCAAAGAATGTAACCGCATTAGCGGATTTCCATGCTGGTGTAAGTTCTGGATTGATAATATCAAGACATGCCACAGGAATTACAGGAAGTTGGATTGTATTTAATAAACCGTCTGAACTAAATGCACACCATGGAGGATTCTTATTCGGATTGGGGTTGAATGgccatttgaaaaatctagAGGAATGGCATGTATATAACTATTTAAGTCCTAAGGTTACAAAGATCAGTAttggtttattattaggAATGTGCGCCAGTATGAAAAGCACGatggatttgaaattaacTAAAGTACTGAGTGTTCATGTTGTTGCTCTGCTACCACAAGGAtcaaatgatttgaatatagCTATAGAAGTGCAAACTGTTGCTCTAGTTGGAATTGGGTTACTTTATCAACAATCCAATCATAGAAGAATGAGTTCACTGTTGCTATCACAGTTAACATCACTTGTTCAAATTCATGAAGAAATGGTTGTGCATGAAAGTTATAGAGTCGGTGCAGGTATTGCCTTGGGTCTGATCAATTTAGGATCTGGGAAAAacttttcttcatctgaaGAAAACGGTGGCCATAAGAGCGAGGATGATGGGCTTTTCCAAGACGATCTAAATCTTGATGGAGAAGCAGAAGAGCTATACCCTAGCCTCATCAACGACTTACTTTCAATTATAACAGAAACTCATGAAGTTGAACCTAACTGGGTTCCCGAGGATTCACATAGTGGAGCCCTTCTTGCATTGACATTTATTTTCCTAAGAACGAGAGACAAACATATTGCTGACTTAATTAAAcctaatttgaaaaagaatgCTGTAATTAACCATCGTTCTCATCTATTTCtgttgaaagaattatcatatcatatGATATTGTGGGATACAATTGAGGACAGTTTAGAATTTGTTCTTGGTGGAATGGATATCGCACTTTCCGACCAACTAAGCGCAAAAGATTTGCCTATTTATTTAGTTATGGCAGGACGTGTTTTAGCCATGGGTATAAAGTTCGCTTCTACTAGTAATATTAAAGTTCGAGATATATTACTTTCTCTCTTGGACAGGTTCGTTCcattttatcaatattttggGAAAAGAAACGTTGATGAAGTACTTATTATAAGTGGTATTACCACTTTAGTTAATAGTTTGATGATATCTGCAAGTATGATAATGTGTGCTACTGGTGATTTGGAAGTGTTTAGAAGGGTTCGTTTCGTCCATGAAACGATTTTTGGATTACATTCGTATTTGTTTAAGCGGgccaagaagaaaacacGTATTAACCCCATTGTTCGAGAATTTGCTGCTGAACATGGAGATGAACATGATTTTGTTATGTTTGATTCTGAATTTTCACCTGGTGCAAATGAAAATGGATCAGcggaagaagatgatgcagaagaagaacaagaagaagaagaagatgagaTTGGTGACGAAACTGATACTAGAGAAAGTTTAGAGAACATTATAGGTATAAGGAAAGATGTTGACTTCGAAGCTCATTACTCCAAATATATGTCAACGAATTTATCATTGGGTTTCCTATTTCTAGGCTCTGGTCAATACGCATTAATGACATCTACCTCAGAGAACATTGcttatttgattttatcaattttacCTGATCTTGATAGTCAACTAGAGGAAtgtttgaaatatttttggagTATGACAATAGAACCCCGTTGTTTAGTAATTAAAGATTCGGTTACTGAAGAAGTTATAAATAATGTTCCgatcaaaatatatttacgTTCCGAACACTTAAGTGGTGACCTGGTTGCGAAAAACCTGGAATCGCCATGCCTTTTACCTGATTTCAAACACattgataaaattgttATTGATTCGCCAGATTATCATCCATTAGAGATTGAGTTTAACGAAACAATTACAGCAATGAGATATTTTGCTAATGGTACAGTAATTTATGTCAAGCCCAAAGATAGGCACAATTCTTATGATGAAGAGAAGCAAAAGTTCCCAaatgttgaaaatattcatatGGCCCTTCAACAAAAGATTAAAGCCATTGATGGAAAAGTTTCATTgaataacaagaaaaatattactaTGGTTAACTTTGCTTCCAATCTGATAAATCGATTAAATATGATGAATCCGACTATGttagaattagaaagaGAACTTCAAGAGAAAAATGAGAGTATTGATAGTGCTGAAGATTTTAACCTGGATATGATTTACTCGGATTgtagtaataatgataatattactACAGATTATCAGTTAGAAATATGGAAAAAACAAGCATTGTCATTAGGACAGAGATAG
- the MDG1 gene encoding Mdg1p (similar to Saccharomyces cerevisiae CRP1 (YHR146W) and MDG1 (YNL173C); ancestral locus Anc_2.81), with protein MSSIIIEFPFVWSEGHPKEVTVTGPFDDWKGSIHMIKDELTGSFSAEFPIEIDGRDGTFIFKFIVDGHWLINPVYKSIYDDNGNQNNYISIEDVENYIQNEDPAVEVDVIGPNEEEELKIIGRKMDRLNDDVQVVEETIISADKVTGGSNFNISGQDESQKVLEEEVGKQEKVQNEISVENAEIVNEIEDIEPTTINELAIKPLDKPDLKNDVIQESDGKDTLTPKEIPVLSQKSQEKTEKADSKAPGRKKFKVRKTFRKNRITGERVVVSQEIIEIKDDEDLTDDGSLIEEIPHHSKEASPYLQPPVNNIDDVTEDVKKAEVKEPVPQIKEGAERELKNNDKPIIGNDDIAIASQEAVENDNTSEISPAEGLDEKKDGSHKTKNTETDEKQPTKRTSISEKPEAKDIAFKPVKDTKTKSSKKLSISNAVNKPIDKVHSSSQTNSKTTKKGMFGKLKKIIP; from the coding sequence ATGTCAAGCATAATCATTGAATTCCCATTTGTTTGGTCAGAGGGACACCCGAAAGAAGTCACCGTAACCGGGCCTTTTGACGATTGGAAAGGATCCATCCATATgattaaagatgaattgaCAGGATCCTTTAGTGCAGAATTCCCTATAGAGATTGATGGGAGGGATGGcacatttatttttaaatttatcgTTGATGGTCATTGGCTCATTAATCCAGTCTATAAGTCAAtatatgatgataatggaaaccaaaataattatattagTATTGAAGATGTAGAgaattatattcaaaatgaGGACCCAGCAGTTGAAGTAGACGTAATTGGGCCAAATGAAGAGGAGGAATTGAAAATCATTGGAAGGAAAATGGATAGActaaatgatgatgttcAAGTGGTGGAAGAAACGATCATCTCCGCAGATAAAGTGACTGGTGGTAGTAACTTCAATATTAGTGGACAAGATGAATCACAAAAAGTGTTGGAAGAGGAGGTTGGTAAGCAAGAAAAAGTACAGAATGAAATTTCAGTAGAAAATGCTGAAATAGTGAACGAGATAGAAGATATTGAACCGACTACCATTAATGAGCTTGCTATAAAGCCTTTGGATAAACCGGATCTTAAGAATGATGTTATTCAAGAAAGTGACGGTAAAGATACGTTAACCCCAAAAGAAATTCCTGTTTTATCACAAAAATCTCAGGAAAAGACTGAAAAGGCAGATTCGAAAGCACCCGGTAGAAAAAAGTTTAAGGTAAGAAAGACGTTCAGAAAAAACAGGATAACAGGAGAGAGAGTAGTTGTTTCGCAAGAAATAATTGAGataaaagatgatgaagatctAACTGATGATGGTTCTTTGATCGAGGAAATTCCTCATCATTCCAAAGAGGCATCTCCTTACCTACAGCCTCCTGTGAACAATATCGATGATGTGACTGAGGATGTGAAGAAAGCAGAAGTAAAGGAACCGGTCCCTCAAATCAAAGAAGGGGCAGAAAGGGAATTAAAAAACAACGATAAACCCATAATAGGAAATGACGATATTGCCATTGCATCTCAAGAAGCGGTAGAGAATGATAATACGTCAGAGATTTCTCCAGCCGAAGGATTGGACGAGAAGAAAGATGGCTCGCATAAAACCAAAAACACTGAAACCGATGAAAAACAGCCTACCAAAAGAACTTCAATTTCTGAAAAGCCTGAAGCTAAGGACATCGCGTTCAAACCAGTAAAGGATACGAAGACGAAATCATCAAAAAAGTTATCTATATCGAATGCTGTCAATAAACCAATTGATAAGGTGCATTCCTCTTCTCAGACCAATAGCAAAACTACCAAAAAAGGTATGTTTGGGAAacttaaaaaaataattccTTGA